Part of the Niallia alba genome is shown below.
ATCATCTTGTTTATTTTCAAACAAGGTTCCGAGTGGAGAATCTTTTTTATTGTATTCATTCTTTTTTGGATCTTCTCTTAACGGTTCTAATGCAAAAGTATCTAAGCAATAATTTTGATAGGCTTTATCGGTTAAGTTGCAGCCAGATGCTTTGACATGACCACCACCGCCATAGGTACCTGCTACTTTGGATACATCTACATGATCATGAATGGTACGGAAACCAAGCTTTTTCCCGCCAATATTAACAATCGCTATGTAATCTAAATGAGGGTACTCTTTTCCGAGCTCATTCCCTAATTCAGAATGGTATTGCTCTGCATATACAACGCCTGCATATAAACCATCAATCTCCTTTTGCACGAGTTCACGTCGTTTGCGTCGGATGTAACGGTCAATTTTCTTTTCTTCCATATCTAGTATCTGTACTTCTAGCTCATCAAAAAAGAAATGCTCATTTTCCTTTAAACGTGTTACCATTTTCTCAACAAATTCATCAAAAGAAATTAGATAAAAAAGTGCATTTAGACGTTGTGCTTCTAAATTATTATTTCTTTCCCAATCCCAGGTATCGTATTGTCTTACTAGTTCAACAAATTCATCCACCGCTGGAGAGGGTGTCATATAGCCATTTTTGACAAGGTATTCATATAATAAAGAAGTGGCACTAGTTAACGTTCCATCCTCATCTTGAACAGAAACAAATCCCCATTCAAAATCATTTAAATGAAGTGCCGTTTTATGATGGTCAATAAGTTGAACTTTTCCACCCTTTTTATAATAATCATCTAGTCGAATTGTATTTTCCTCATTAACAGAAAGATCGGTAATAAAGAGGAAGGTATTTTCTATTTTTTGATCTAAGAATTTTTCTACTTCTTGATTCAGAAAAGAAACGGAGTTATAACGAATCTCTACGTCTTCTCCGAAAGCCAGCTTTGCCACAATGCCGCAGCCAACTCCATCTAGGTCATTATGCGATAATAGTTTGTACATTTTTTTCACCCCTGCCCAATAGTATAATCTAATATGGAAAAAATAGAACAGCTTACGACTAATTTCTTTTAGAAAACAATCTGAAAAACAATTCATTGGAAAGAAAAAAGGTGTCTCAAATAGGTTATGCACCCTGCTTGAGACAGCCCTACGTATAGTTATTTCAATCCAATGTATACAATTTCGCCGTCTATTTGAATTTCTTTCATTTCTGCTATTCTTTCAAAGAGGAGCTTATGAAGAATAACGCCTTTATGAATGAGGGAATGATATTCCATCATTGTATTTTTGAAAATGGATGAACTGTCGATATATAAATCAATTTTTTTATCGACAGGCAGATTTTTCTCTTTGCGCAAATCTTGGATAGACCGAATCAGTTCTCGGATGTTCCCTTCCTTTTTTAATGCTACTGATACGGTAGTATCAAGCATTACGGTAAAGTTCTTATTAGAGGCCTCATGATATCCAGGTAAATTTGTTTTTCTTTGAAGGAGTATTTCCTCTCCTGCTAGGGTAACACTTTCTTTACTTTCTAGCTGAAAAGTTAAATATCCTTTATTTCTGAAGAAATTTATCTCTTCTTGTGTAGCGGTTTGTACTCTCTCTTTAAGTTGCTTTGTATTACTTCCTAGTTTTGGTCCTGTCTTTTGAAAATTGAGCTTTAAGGAATATTGAACATAATTATCTTGAGAATCTATCCAGTTAATGCTTTTTACATTAAGTTCATCTTTTATAATTGGCTCAAATTTAATAAGCTCGATATCTGGCGAATTCGTTGCTGAGAAAATCAGTAGTGTTGCTAAAGGTTGCTTTGTTTTTAGTTGAAACCGGTGACGGAGACTTCGCCCTAGTTCAACTATCTCTTTAACCTGTTCCATTTGTTCTTCTAATTGTTTATTCATTCTTTCTGAATTCTTTGAAGGAAAGTTAGTCAGATGGACGCTTTTCCCTGTTAAGGCAAGATAAATGCTTTCAGAAGTGAAAGGAGTAAAAGGAGCAAGCAATTGTGATAACTGAGTTAATACAGTATATAGTGTTTGAAAGGCAGAAATTTTATCCTCAGACATTCCGGCTATCCAAAACCGTTCGCGATTTCTACGAATATACCAGTTGCTTACATCGTCCATTAACTCACCAAGTTTCCGAGCTGCATTAGTCACTTGATATTGTTCCATCTCTGATTGCACGACCATTGTCGTCGTTGCTAAGCGAGAGAGAATCCAGTGATCCATATTAGGCATATTTTTAACTTTAGGTAAATCTGTCTCAAAACCATCTATCTCAGCGTATAAGGAGTAGAAATGAAATAAACTTAAAAATGTATCAATGATTTTTGATTTTGCCTCTTGGACATTTTTTGCTGAGAATCTTTTTTGGTTCCATGGAGCGCTATCTGCGATAAGCGCCCATCGTAGTGCATCTGCACCATATGTTTGGATAAGCTGGACAGGGTCTAGCGCATTGCCCTTACTTTTAGACATTTTTTGCCCATCCTCATCTAATACATGCCCTGTAGCCACAACATTCTTATATGGTACTTTACCAGTATAGAGGACAGATACAGCCAATAGCGAATAAAACCATCCTCTTGTTTGGTCAATTCCTTCTACAATAACATCTGCAGGAAACTGCCGTTGAAATACTTCATTATTTTCAAATGGAGTATGATATTGGGCAAATGGCATGGAGCCACTATCAAACCATACGTCGATTACTTCAGGTGTTCGATACATCTCTCCACTGCAAGATGGACATGTTAAGACAAGTTCATCTACGTAAGGTTTATGCAATTCTAACTGGTCAAATGGGGCCTTAGTATATTTTTTTACTTGTGCAATACTTTTTGGAGCAATCTCCTTTTGACAGGAAGTACATTGCCAAACATTTAGTGGTGTTCCCCAATATCGGTTTCGACTTATATTCCAATCGACTAAACCATCAAGAAATTTTCCGAAACGACCATCCTTTATATGCTCAGGATGCCAAGTTACTTCTTGATTTCTAGTGATAAGCATTTCTTTTACGGCAGTAGTTTTAATAAACCAGCTTTCTGTCGCGTAATACAAAAGAGCTGTGTCACAGCGCCAGCAATGTGGATAGGAATGTTCATACTTTTCTTTATGGAATAACAACCCCTTTTGGTGAAGCATTTTGATTATCTCCACATCCACTTTCCCGTCTTTTACAAAGGCGCCAGCTAGAGGAGGAATACATTCTTTGTATCTTCCCCTTTCATCGACTACGTGTACAAAAGAAAGATTGTTTTCTTGCACAAGTCGATAGTCATCCTCTCCATAAGCAGGAGCAATATGGACAATTCCTGTTCCGCTTTCACTTGTGACGAAATCGCCATGATGAATGGTATGACCTTTCACAACTTGAATATAGGAAAATGGTGCTGAATAGGAGAGACCAACTAAGGCTGATCCCTTTAATTGTTCGATTACTTCCCCTTCTGTGCCAATAACCTGCTGCAATCTATTTTGAGCAACAATGAATATTTCTTCCCCTACTTTTACTTTTACATAATCTAAGTCTTTATGAACTGCTAAGGCCACGTTCGCTGGTAGCGTCCAAGGTGTCGTTGTCCAACCTAGTATATATTCATTTGCTTTTGTAGTTAATTTAAATTTAACGGTTGCACTTAAATCTTTTACATCTTTATAGCCTTGTGCCACTTCATGTGAGCTTAAGGAGGTTTGGCAGCTAGGGCAGTATGGAGAGACGCGGTGTCCTTTATACAGCCAGCCCTTTTCATGAATAGTTCCAAGGATATTCCAAACCGATTCCATATATTCATTACTCATGGTCATATATGGTTCATCCATATCAACCCAATATCCTAATTCTTTCGTAAAGGTTCTCCATTGCTTTTCATAAGAGAATACACTTTCTTTGCACTGTTCAATAAATGGAATAACCCCGTATTTTTCGATTTCTTGTTTTCCAGAAATACCGAGTTTTTTTTCTACCCCTAATTCAACAGGGAGTCCGTGGGTATCCCAACCGGCTTTGCGAATTACTTGTTTTCCGTTCATTGTTTGAAAGCGGGCAATAATATCTTTGATAGTTCTGCCTAGTGCATGGCCGACGTGTGGAAGGCCATTAGCTGTTGGCGGTCCTTCGTAAAATACAAAAGAATCATTGTTTTTGCGCTGTTCGATTGATTTTTGAAAAATTCGTTCTTTTTCCCAAAAGGCGAGTATTCTTTTTTCACGGGCTCTGTCTGTTTCTTTTGGTTTTTCCATGCATATCCCTCCATTTTTAATCAGTAAACATTCCAGTATAGAAAGATATTTTCGGAAATAAAAAACACCCGTCCCTTTGTAGGGACGAGTGTATTATTCATAACCCGCGTTACCACCCAAATTCTGTTTGGCAAAAAAGCAAACAGCGCTTAGTCAACGTACTATCATACGTGTTCCTTTTAACGGTGGAAATCCGTCAAGACTTACTAACGGTTCAGCCTTGCATCTCAGAGATGATTTTTCCGGTTTGCTTTCCTTACTGGCTTTCACCATACCCAGCTCGCTAAAAGGGACACAAAACGTACTTTTTCTCTTCATTGATTTCTATGAATTGGAATGTTTTGTATAGGATAGCACTTTTAAATGGGAAGTTCAAGAGGCATATGCCTATATTTCATCATGAAAAAAAGCTTAATAAATAAGTGAAAATACAGCCACAAATCTGTCATAGTATCGAGACTGGGATTTTGTTAGAATGGTAGGTAGTGATTGAATAGGCTTGAAAGGGAGTAGAGACATGAAGAAAGTATTAAATATAGCCTTCTTTTATGCTATTTTAGGATTAGTTAGTGGTGTTTACTATAGAGAATTTACAAAAATGAGAGATTTTGCAGGGGAAACTCAGCTCTCCGTTGTTCATACCCACTCATTTGCCTTAGGAATGATGATTATGCTGATTGTCTATTTATTCTGTTATACGATGAAAATACATACGCTTAAAAATTTTGATGTGTTCTTTTATTTTTATAATATTGGTGTACTTTCAACGATTACATTAATGATTATTCGTGGGACACTGCAAGTGCTTGAATTTGATTTATCAGTTGGGGTAGACTCTGCTATTTCTGGAATTGCAGGCTTAGGCCATATTTCTGTTACGATTGGATTAGTGTTGTTTTTTCTTCTTTTGAGAAAAAATCATAGCGAAAATATTCGAACGAAGTAGAAAAGATCTGTTTTTCCGAAGCCAATTCGTAGGAGTGTTGCTTCGGAAAAACAATCGATTTTATGGTAAAGCTTTGCTACCTTGTTTTTCTATCGCTTATATAATGGGAAAGAGCCAATAATGGAAAAATCTTATTATAGCTATGATAATAGATATAGAATTGATTTGGTAAACCAATTCCTGTAGGATAGGTAATTGCATCATCCTCTTGTTTTTTTTCTAGTATATAGCTTATTCCCCTTTTTACTTCTTTGCTTGCTCCTTCCCCTGCTGCAACTAATGCATCAACAGCCCAAGCCGTTTGTGATTCTGTGCTGAATGGGAGAGACACATAGGATAATTTTTCACAGCTTTGGCAAGATTCGCCCCATCCTCCATCTGATTGTTGAATTTTTTTCAACCAAGCTATAGCTTTCTTGATTGTTGGGTGATTTACATCCATACCAACAGCGGCTAAACCAGTAATTGCTGCCCATGTTCCGTAAATATAACAAACACCCCATCTGCCATACCAAGAACCATCTTTTTCCTGATGGTCGATTAGCCAGCTTTTGGCTCGCTTTATATGAGGATGCGTGTAGTCTAAATGCGCAAAGTTTCCCAAGTATTCTAGCACTCTTCCTGTCAAATCAGCAGTAGAAGGATCAATTGCTGCATCTTTTGCATTTTCAATTGGAACTAATTTAAGTATTTCCCAATCGGTATTTTTTTCAAAGGCTCCCCATCCTCCATCTCTGTTTTGCATGGAAAGTAAATAGTTTGTTCCTTTTTGCCAAGCCTGATGGACAGTTTGGTCTATTGCTGCTGGAGCTGTTATGGCTCGTAAAACTGCAGAGGTATCATCATTGTCTGGGTTATTTGTATTAATGTCAGAAAAGCCCCATCCACCAGGTTCTGTATGGGGGTTATGAACCTGCCAATCTCCTTTTTTTGTATGCTGTTTTGTCAGTAGATATTTCGTTGCTTTTCTTATCGGGGTAGTGTCAGTAGCCATTCCCGCTTGCTGTAACGTATAACTAATTAACCCTGTATCCCAAACGGTGCTGGTAGAATTCTCGAGGTGACTTTGTTCCCCTCTTTTATCAATGAGGGATGAGAGACCAGTAACTGCTTTTTGAATAACAGGAGAGTCCTTTTTATAGCCAAGCGCAAGTAGTGCATAAATCATAAAGAAAGTTGCGCTTGCATAACTGTAAAGCGTTCCATCTTCTTCTAGTCGATCTAACATGTACTTTTCTCCGTATTGAAAGCCTAGGTGATGGAGATAAGACGGGAATTTTCCTATTCGTTTCATCTCTTTCCATAGGAAGGTAATTGGAGAGCGCTCATCTTCTAAGTGAGCATAGGATGGATAAAGGGCTATATCTCTTGCAAATAAGTCATCTAGCTGTGGTTTTGTTTTAGCATCGATAGTGAATTTTTTATTCGCTGCTATTAACATTGGTATGAAATGAATACGAGCATAGGCACTAAACTGATAGAAATTAATAGGTTGAAAGGTGGGCAAAAGTAGAAATGTCATCGGAATATAGATCATATGGGACCATGGGTAAAGACCATTGACGGAAAGCATCCATTTTATCATAAAATGAGCTTTCGCTAATCCGCCATTTTTTACTATAAATGCTTTTGCTTTCTTCATTTGATTGTCGTTCTTCGAATAATGTCCAGAGTATAAAAGAGCAGTATACGCAATAATGGTTGCGGATAAATGCCCGTTAGGCTCATCACTATATGCTTTCCAATAGCCCTCTCTATGCTGAGTGGCACGCAGTGTCTTCGTTAAAAGGCGAATATTTTCTTCTTCTGTCTGGATGTCTAAAGCTCTTATGGTGATGATATAAAATGCATCTGTCATTAAGCTTCCCTGAAAACGAAAAGGAAAAGATCCATTTGCTTGCTGATGTTCGACAAGTTCTTTTACACGTCTTTGTTGTTCTGTTTTAACCGATTCGAGAAATGTATTCAATAAGCTCACCTCAAATTCAACATCGTATTAGTAAACTTTATGCAACTTAGGGAAAGTCATATTCAGAAATATTTATATTTTCTTTTTTTAGTGGTTGAAATTGGAAAGATAGAGGACTATAATAAAACATAATTTCATCGAGCGAACATGTAGATCAGAAGGAGTATCCTAAAAAACTTTTTCAAAAGAGAGCAGTCGGCAGCTGAAAAGATTGTGTTGAAGTCTTAGGAGAAGACATCTGTGAGTGTTACTTTGAACGTTGTATAACTAACTAGTAGAAGTAACCGGCCGTCACCGTTATGATACAAGTGGTTTTTTTAAAAGAACAATTTGGGTGGTACCGCGGATAATCCGTCCCTTTTATAGGGGCGGATTTTTGTTGTTTTTTTGCATAAATTTAAGGAGGTGAGTACCGTGGATGACGATGATGATAACGATATGAATCAAGAGAATTTACTAACTTTAGGAGGAACAACGATATGGAATTTTCAAAAAGGGTACTCATTTCTGAGTGTGAGCAACATATTGGTAAAGAAGTAATATTAAAGGGCTGGGTGAAGAAAATTCGCCAACTAGGAAAGGTTGGCTTCTTGTTATTGAGAGATCGTACTGGAACAGTACAATGTGTTTTAGAGCAGGAGCAAAATCAGTTGAAAATAGAAACAGAAAGTGTAGTTCGGGTGACTGGAGTTCTTGTAAAAACGGATAAAACAGCAAATGGAGTAGAACTGCAAGTAAACGAATTAATCGTACTAGCTGAAGCGGATCCTTTGCCATTTGAAATTAATAAGAAAAAAGTAAATGCAGGGTTAGACCACTTATTAAATCATCGAGTTTTATCTTTAAGACACGAGCAAATAAATGCTATTTTTACAGTCCAATCCATGTTTGTAAAAGGTTTTGCAGAGTTCTTAACAAAGGAAGGGTTCACCCGGATTTTCACTCCTAAAATCGTTTCACAAGGAGCAGAAGGCGGGGCCAATGTTTTTACCTTTAACTACTTTGATAAAAATGCTTATTTAGCTCAATCTCCGCAATTTTATAAACAAATGATGGTTGGAGCGGGGTTTGAAAGAGTGTTTGAAATTGCTCCTGTATATAGAGCAGAAGAACATAATTCCTCTAGACATTTAAATGAATATACCTCGCTAGATGTCGAAATGGGCTTTATTGAAAACGTCGAGGAAGTAATGGAGATGGAAAAGCAGGTTCTTCAATATACTTTTGATTATGTGAAGGAGCATTGTCAGAAACAGTTAGACATACTAAAGGTTGAAATACCAGTGATTAACGATATTCCCCAAATGACATTAGCAGAGGCACAGCAACTATTAAAGAAGAAGTATCAAAAGGATTCCCCAGAAGGAGATTTAAATACAGAAGGGGAAAAGTGCATTGGAAACTATATAAAGGAAAAGTACGGAAGTGATTTTGTTTTTATAACCAACTATCCGAGAACAACTAGACCGATGTATACAATGCCAAATAAGGAGAATCCGGTGTTAACTGATTCATTTGACCTTTTATATAAAGGAAGTGAAATTACCTCAGGCGGACAGAGAATTCATCGACAAGCAGAGCTGATAGCATCTTTTAAAGAAAAGGGACTAAACCCAGATGAGTTTAAGGCATATATCGATTCTTTTGCATATGCAATTCCACCACATGGAGGGTTTGGAATTGGCTTAGAACGAATTATCATGAAGTTTCTAAACCTAGGAAATATTCGGGAAGCAAGCGCGTTTCCGAGAGATTGCGACAGGATTATTCCATAAAATGGTTATTTAAGTCTAGTACTCATAAATAAAAACTAGCCCCTTACTCGTAAATTCGTAGGTTAATTTGGAGAAATGTTTTCTAGAAAACATAACCAAAGCAGAGCTACATTACGAAAGGAGCTAGTTTTATTATAATATCCCGAATTTGATTGATTAAAACATAAAAACGAGCATATTTTTATAAAATTTTAATAATATGGGTTTCTTTTCTATCTAGAAAAGGTATAGGACAAGGAGATAGATTATACATAGTGGTAGTGTCAAAAGATTTATGAAAACTACCTAAAGGGTTAGTTTCTCTCCTATTTACTGGATGGAGATGCGCCGCAATCGCTCTTGACAAACACGCCAATGGTTTGAGGATTGTTTAACAAGGGCGAAGGGAACAAAAGAAGGCATACCAAATAAGCCCTTGGTTGTTTCCATTTTAAACCATTGGCAAGTTCGGTTTGTCAAGAGTTCGCTCCGCCGATTGCTGAATTAGCTTAAGGGCTCAGCTAAACAAAAAGTTAGGCTTGTCTTTGTTCTACTATCCATTGTTGTGCTAATCCAATGAGCTTTGTCCAACGTGCTGGCATTGTTGGAAGCCCCTTGAGTTCTGGATTCACTACGGGCACTTTTCCTTCTAAGGCGGCATGCGGACGCAAAAAGTTAAAGTAGGCCGTAAATAAGGTGACGTATGAAATGGAACCATGTTCAGAGCCGAATCCATGAGTGGAGCGATAATTGCCCTTAAAGGTGCGGTTAAGTCTCTCAATTATTTGTTTCAGTGGTCTATATTCGGTCGAAACAGGGTCCTCATTGGTTAATCCAATGACCTGCTTCACATCGAATGAAATCCCATGTTGAGCGAAGAAATGTTGGGCTAAAAGATAGATTGGATTCCCGTCTACCACAAAGGTCAGATTTTCTGGAATCTCTTTCATCTTGATTAAGACCTCATCAATTGCTCGAATGGCTGTTGCTGTGTCTCGATTAGGCGACACCGGATACGAAAGAATAATCTTTTTCACGGCGTCAAAAAAGAAAAATAAATAATGCCATCGACCGTTTACTCTGATATACGTTTCATCACCGCAGAATTGGTCTGAAAGTTCATAGGGATAGTGATCCACATAAGGTTTAAGTAATAAAGCTACGCTATTTTCGTAGTTCAATACAGTCTGATGTGAAATCATCACTCCGTGTACGTCCTGCATAATCGCAGCTGTTTTACGGGCCGAAAGGCCATAGTTTACATGATAGGTTAGGATTAATCCTAATGTATGTGGTGATGCATAAATCTTTGATAAGTCAACGGCCGGCAGTTCTGGTGATTCCTTGGATAACGGCTGGAAATCGATATGAAACTGACGGAAAATGTATCTTAATTTAAATGCTTGAGGGTCCTTTTTGAACCTTTTCTTTTCTTTTGAAGTCATCCCATTGAGCTTCTTTTGATAATAAGAACAGTCATTGTTCTTGCACTTAAACACGTGAAAATCTTTTCTTTCTTTTATTTTCTCGAGAGTTTTGGAACAATGAGGACACTTCAGGATGGCTTCCTTAGAATAACGGTTCTTTTCACTGAAGAGCTCTGTACACACCTTGCATTGATACTGGCCTTTATCTCCATTGTTGGCATAAAGATAATCTGATGGAGCACCACACTTTGGGCAGTTCATGGATTTAGGTACGGAAACTTTTGCATTCTTACGCCTTTGAACAGGTTTAAGTGGTTTCCCGTTCTTCTCTAGATATTCACTAAGAAGAACTCGATAATCAAGCTGTTCCAGAACTTCAATGACCGGAAGGTCGTCCACTTGAAGTTTTCGATATGGTTTATTTACTGGCTGTTCAGTAGGCTTATCAAACATACTCTTACCAATCAATAAAGTAAGCAATGTTCGAATTAGTTGTTCTTGATAGTTTATAAAAGTTAATAAATAGGTTATAATTTGAGGGTACAAATTGTCACTTCCTTTTCTAGGTTGTTGAGAGTGTCGTAACCTCAATTATCCTTAGAATTCAGGGGGTGGCAATTTTTTTGCTTATAAAGCCCTCTCAGATAGGATTTAATAACCTATTTACTATAAAAGTTTTGACAATACGTACATAGTTGGAGGGGGAAACATATGATAGAGGATCTAGAATTAGTACTTGATGCAAAAGCTGTGCTTGGAGAAGGACCATGCTGGGATTTTAGAAACAATATTTTATATTGGGTAGATATTGAAGGAAAAAAAGTACATATGTATAACCATATTTCTGGTGAGCACAAACAGGTTCAACTAGAACGAGAAGTATCGGCTGTTATCCCTTGTATAACAAAAGATACAGAATTTATTGTTACATTAGATAATGGCTTTCATCTTTTAAATATAGAAACAGAGCAACTAAAGTTTATTGGCGATCCAGAGCGAGATTTAAAACAGAATCGTTTTAATGATGGGAAATGTGATGCTTATGGTCGTTTATGGGCAGGTACAATGTGCAGAGATGGAAAGACGAAAGATGCAGCACTATACTGTCTTGATAATGAGGGAAAATGGACGGAAAAAATAAGTCATTTGAGTATTTCGAACGGCATTGCATGGACTAGTGATAATGAATACTTATACCATATTGATACACCTGCTCAAACAGTAACACGTTATGAATATGATTTGGAAACAGGAAAATTAGGAAAAGCAAAGCAGATTATTGATTTTTCAGAGGAAGAAGGATTCCCAGATGGTATGACAATTGATAGCGAAGGAATGCTATGGATTGCTCATTACGGTGGAGGAAGAGTGTCTAGATGGAATCCAGAGAGTGGGGGGAAATTAAGTGAAATATGCTTGCCAGTGCCGAATGTGACGTCTTGTACATTTGGAGGGAAAAAACTAAATGAGTTATATATAACGACAGCGAGATCTGGTTTGGATGATGAAGAATTAAAAAAGTATCCACAATCAGGAGGGTTATATAAAATCAAGCTACATATTCAAGGAGTAAAAACGTATTTATATCAAAACTAATTCTCTTGGCTATAAAAAAAGAGCTAATCAAACAGGATAATCATTTAATTAGCTCTTTTTTTATTTAACAACTAAAACTGGACATTTTACGCTTTTGATTACTTTATGACTAACACTTCCCAATACCAGTTCTTGCAAGGAATTTAATCCGCGGCTGCCAATGACAAGTAAGTCAAAGCTCTTTTGATTTGCATACTCGACAATTGTAGGACCCGGCTCTCCATGAAGAAATAGTAGTTTATAAGTGATATTATTGGATTGTAAGTATTCTTCCATTGATAAGAATTTTTTCCGCCTAGTAAGTTCTAAATCAGCCTTCCCTTGAGCGTGCAATACATCGTATTTCGATTGAGTGATATCTAGGACATGAACAACTGTAATTACAGCATTCTCCTGAAGGGAAGCTAATTTTACTGCTTCTGTTGTTGCTCTTAACGAGTTTTTTGAACCATCAATTGCTAAAAGAATAGTAGAATACATGATTTACGCCCCTTTTTCTGATTTAGTGATCAGATAGTTTCGCATTTTGTTTGGGAAATACAGCAAGTTTATCTACAATCTTTTTACTTGCAGAATCTAAGCCAGTAATGGTAACTGTATTTTGATTTTCCTTCAGCTTTAACGCAATTTTATCAATGGCACCGACTGCAGAATCATCCCATACATGAGAATTAGTAAAATTAATGGAAATTTGTTTGTTTTTAATCGTTGTATCAAATGCTTGAACAAAGCTATCAACAGAAGCAAAAAATAGTTGTCCTTCCACTGCATAGTTGTAGCCTTGCGACGTTTCCTGTTTATGCATTTTCACATGGGAAATCTTCGCAGCAAATAAGACAGCACTTAAAATAACCCCAGCAATTACCCCTATCGATAAATTATCGGTTGCGACAACAATTATCACGGTTACGAGCATAACGATTGCATCTCCTTTTGGAGCAGTAACTAAGTACTTGAAGGAAGACCAGTCAAAGGTGCCGATACACACCATAATCATGATGCCAACTAGGACTGGCATAGGAATCTGTACAACAAGGCTGCCTAATACCATAATTAAAAACATTAGAAAAACGCCTGCAACAAATGTAGAGAGTCTCCCTCTCCCACCTGATTTCACATTGATAACAGATTGACCAATCATCGCACAGCCAGCCATTCCGCCAAAGAATCCTGTAACAATATTAGCTATTCCCTGTCCCCTTGCTTCTCTGTTTTTATTACTGTCTGTATCTGTTGCATCATCAATGATAGAAGCAGTTAATAAGGATTCCAATAGACCAACAATCGATAAAGCCAGCGCATATGGGAAAATTATTGCTAACGTTTCAAAGGAAAACGGTACATTTGGAATAAAGAAAGATGGCAATGATTGCGTAATTTTTCCCAAATCACCAACAGTAGATACATTTACATTTCCAACAATAGCAACAGCGGTTAAAATAATAATAGCAATTAGCGGTGCTGGAATGACTTTTAAAAATCGCGGCAAGATATACACAATTAATAACGTGATGATTACAAATAAATAAGTAATGTTTGTTACGTTAATAAGATGTGGCACTTGAGCCATAAAAATTAAGATCGCTAAAGCATTAACAAATCCAATCATCACTGCTCTCGGGATAAACTTCATGAGCTTCGCAATTTTTAATACGCCGAAAAGAATCTGAATTATCCCTGTAAGGATTGTAGCAGCAAATAAATATTCTAATCCGTAATCTCTAACTAATGGCCCCATTAATAATGCCATTGCTCCTGTTGCTGCCGAAATCATACCAGGTCTTCCACCTGTAAA
Proteins encoded:
- the aspS gene encoding aspartate--tRNA(Asn) ligase, producing MEFSKRVLISECEQHIGKEVILKGWVKKIRQLGKVGFLLLRDRTGTVQCVLEQEQNQLKIETESVVRVTGVLVKTDKTANGVELQVNELIVLAEADPLPFEINKKKVNAGLDHLLNHRVLSLRHEQINAIFTVQSMFVKGFAEFLTKEGFTRIFTPKIVSQGAEGGANVFTFNYFDKNAYLAQSPQFYKQMMVGAGFERVFEIAPVYRAEEHNSSRHLNEYTSLDVEMGFIENVEEVMEMEKQVLQYTFDYVKEHCQKQLDILKVEIPVINDIPQMTLAEAQQLLKKKYQKDSPEGDLNTEGEKCIGNYIKEKYGSDFVFITNYPRTTRPMYTMPNKENPVLTDSFDLLYKGSEITSGGQRIHRQAELIASFKEKGLNPDEFKAYIDSFAYAIPPHGGFGIGLERIIMKFLNLGNIREASAFPRDCDRIIP
- a CDS encoding DDE-type integrase/transposase/recombinase, which codes for MYPQIITYLLTFINYQEQLIRTLLTLLIGKSMFDKPTEQPVNKPYRKLQVDDLPVIEVLEQLDYRVLLSEYLEKNGKPLKPVQRRKNAKVSVPKSMNCPKCGAPSDYLYANNGDKGQYQCKVCTELFSEKNRYSKEAILKCPHCSKTLEKIKERKDFHVFKCKNNDCSYYQKKLNGMTSKEKKRFKKDPQAFKLRYIFRQFHIDFQPLSKESPELPAVDLSKIYASPHTLGLILTYHVNYGLSARKTAAIMQDVHGVMISHQTVLNYENSVALLLKPYVDHYPYELSDQFCGDETYIRVNGRWHYLFFFFDAVKKIILSYPVSPNRDTATAIRAIDEVLIKMKEIPENLTFVVDGNPIYLLAQHFFAQHGISFDVKQVIGLTNEDPVSTEYRPLKQIIERLNRTFKGNYRSTHGFGSEHGSISYVTLFTAYFNFLRPHAALEGKVPVVNPELKGLPTMPARWTKLIGLAQQWIVEQRQA
- a CDS encoding SMP-30/gluconolactonase/LRE family protein; translated protein: MIEDLELVLDAKAVLGEGPCWDFRNNILYWVDIEGKKVHMYNHISGEHKQVQLEREVSAVIPCITKDTEFIVTLDNGFHLLNIETEQLKFIGDPERDLKQNRFNDGKCDAYGRLWAGTMCRDGKTKDAALYCLDNEGKWTEKISHLSISNGIAWTSDNEYLYHIDTPAQTVTRYEYDLETGKLGKAKQIIDFSEEEGFPDGMTIDSEGMLWIAHYGGGRVSRWNPESGGKLSEICLPVPNVTSCTFGGKKLNELYITTARSGLDDEELKKYPQSGGLYKIKLHIQGVKTYLYQN
- a CDS encoding universal stress protein, encoding MYSTILLAIDGSKNSLRATTEAVKLASLQENAVITVVHVLDITQSKYDVLHAQGKADLELTRRKKFLSMEEYLQSNNITYKLLFLHGEPGPTIVEYANQKSFDLLVIGSRGLNSLQELVLGSVSHKVIKSVKCPVLVVK
- a CDS encoding SulP family inorganic anion transporter encodes the protein MIEKIKKEWFSNIRGDILSGMVVALALIPEAIAFSIIAGVDPMIGLYASFTMAVVISFTGGRPGMISAATGAMALLMGPLVRDYGLEYLFAATILTGIIQILFGVLKIAKLMKFIPRAVMIGFVNALAILIFMAQVPHLINVTNITYLFVIITLLIVYILPRFLKVIPAPLIAIIILTAVAIVGNVNVSTVGDLGKITQSLPSFFIPNVPFSFETLAIIFPYALALSIVGLLESLLTASIIDDATDTDSNKNREARGQGIANIVTGFFGGMAGCAMIGQSVINVKSGGRGRLSTFVAGVFLMFLIMVLGSLVVQIPMPVLVGIMIMVCIGTFDWSSFKYLVTAPKGDAIVMLVTVIIVVATDNLSIGVIAGVILSAVLFAAKISHVKMHKQETSQGYNYAVEGQLFFASVDSFVQAFDTTIKNKQISINFTNSHVWDDSAVGAIDKIALKLKENQNTVTITGLDSASKKIVDKLAVFPKQNAKLSDH